The following coding sequences lie in one Peribacillus frigoritolerans genomic window:
- the purU gene encoding formyltetrahydrofolate deformylase — protein MSNFVQEQLQEFRERNQDRGRLIIKCPDQPGIVSTVTAFLKEYDANIVELSQYSMNPEGGTFFTRIEFDCPGLKDKAADMQLAFQEVSTAFSMQWTFNHVSDLKRTAIFVSKEPHCLLELLWEWQSGDLLADIALVISNHEDTREIVESMGIPFYYIPANKDIRKEVETKQLGLLEEFKVDLIVLARYMQILTPDFVAAHPNRIINIHHSFLPAFIGARPYERAYDRGVKLIGATSHYVTNDLDEGPIIEQDIERVDHRDSAGDMKKIGRSAERRVLARAVKWHLEDRVIVHENKTVVF, from the coding sequence GTGAGCAACTTTGTGCAAGAGCAGTTACAGGAATTTCGCGAAAGAAATCAAGATAGAGGCCGTTTGATTATAAAATGTCCTGACCAGCCGGGAATTGTTTCGACAGTTACGGCTTTTCTTAAAGAATATGATGCAAATATTGTTGAATTGAGTCAGTATTCGATGAATCCTGAGGGCGGTACTTTTTTCACCAGGATCGAGTTCGATTGTCCAGGATTGAAGGACAAGGCAGCGGATATGCAACTGGCATTCCAGGAAGTTTCGACAGCATTCTCGATGCAATGGACATTTAACCATGTCAGTGATCTGAAGAGGACGGCCATCTTCGTTTCCAAGGAACCTCATTGCCTTCTGGAATTGCTATGGGAGTGGCAAAGCGGGGATTTATTGGCTGACATTGCGCTGGTCATCAGCAATCATGAAGATACGAGGGAAATTGTCGAATCGATGGGCATCCCGTTTTATTACATTCCTGCCAATAAGGATATACGTAAGGAAGTGGAGACTAAACAGCTTGGACTTCTGGAAGAATTCAAGGTGGACCTTATTGTATTGGCCAGGTATATGCAGATATTGACGCCGGACTTCGTAGCGGCCCATCCGAACAGAATCATTAATATCCATCATTCATTTTTACCTGCCTTCATTGGAGCCCGGCCTTATGAACGAGCTTATGACAGAGGTGTTAAGCTGATTGGGGCAACTTCCCATTATGTGACGAATGATTTGGATGAAGGTCCAATCATCGAGCAGGATATCGAACGTGTGGACCATCGTGATTCTGCCGGGGATATGAAGAAAATCGGTCGTTCAGCTGAACGCAGGGTGCTGGCACGTGCCGTTAAATGGCATTTGGAGGACCGCGTCATTGTTCATGAAAATAAAACGGTAGTCTTTTAA
- a CDS encoding right-handed parallel beta-helix repeat-containing protein encodes MKYLYKITGIFTVLLMTFFSLQSTAVGANEVCSPTTGTAIQLLDNKGELKQTLSLDANHSATSIRKILNNAITKVSAYPQDVSNGKRGTVRLSKGQFTASAFIAMKEGVTLEGTVENERTVTTMCTQPSSDSVTIKIMVSHTGVKNLILEGKRRTEDPKTGKPRNYFEARNRGIEVTAIDQSKSTSDLVSVYSAVNDLHRLQNILIEDVQITGYEGYGIYLEHVNGVMIKGSDSRKRNKMIIKDIGYAGIGGYSASNVTVRHATVINLGPGETVGNTKQSYGIAFSHRKDSAGDAITQSKFPRSDTIAVDGNVVANNPGWEGIDTHSGQNVSFTNNVILNTRFPIIVGGMDYKGGAISAYPPGNITIEGNRINSFNDYAYYDIDKNATVSERGITVNGTQYHDLTETKMGFLQKVVIKGNYVNDVRANVEEWGGISIHVTKNALIESNIIENSLNNGIAMLSSNKFTKIKGNIINQIHKSDEKFISAGIGIRGSHNNGSPTNDYAFTSLNMKNNGIERDNIFTEVGPEIHVQDKTVYNRLDDWIAITAFLELEQT; translated from the coding sequence ATGAAATATCTATATAAAATTACAGGAATATTTACCGTGTTACTCATGACGTTCTTCTCCCTTCAGTCAACTGCCGTCGGGGCAAACGAGGTCTGCAGTCCCACAACGGGTACCGCGATTCAGTTATTGGACAATAAAGGGGAGTTAAAACAAACGCTGTCACTAGACGCGAACCATTCCGCCACATCGATCCGGAAAATCCTTAACAATGCCATTACAAAGGTTTCAGCCTATCCGCAAGATGTATCGAATGGGAAAAGGGGAACGGTCCGTTTGTCAAAAGGCCAGTTTACGGCGAGTGCGTTTATTGCAATGAAAGAAGGGGTCACTTTAGAAGGGACGGTGGAGAACGAAAGAACCGTCACGACAATGTGTACCCAGCCCTCAAGCGATTCTGTCACCATTAAAATCATGGTGAGCCATACTGGTGTCAAAAACCTGATACTAGAAGGAAAGCGACGGACGGAAGACCCCAAAACTGGGAAACCGAGAAATTATTTTGAAGCAAGGAACAGGGGCATCGAGGTTACTGCAATCGATCAATCCAAATCCACGTCGGATTTGGTGTCTGTCTATTCGGCTGTAAATGATTTGCACAGGCTTCAAAATATCCTGATCGAAGATGTTCAAATCACCGGGTATGAAGGATATGGCATTTACTTAGAACATGTGAATGGAGTCATGATTAAAGGGTCTGATTCAAGAAAAAGAAACAAAATGATCATAAAGGATATTGGATATGCAGGCATCGGCGGTTATTCTGCGAGTAACGTGACTGTAAGGCATGCGACAGTGATAAATCTTGGACCCGGGGAGACGGTGGGCAATACCAAACAAAGCTATGGCATCGCCTTTAGTCACCGGAAAGACAGTGCCGGAGATGCAATAACTCAATCAAAGTTCCCGCGAAGTGACACAATCGCAGTCGATGGGAATGTGGTGGCGAACAACCCAGGATGGGAAGGAATTGACACCCATTCAGGCCAAAATGTTTCCTTCACGAATAATGTCATCTTAAACACGCGTTTTCCAATCATTGTCGGCGGAATGGATTACAAGGGAGGAGCTATCTCAGCTTACCCACCCGGCAATATTACGATTGAGGGGAATAGAATCAATTCTTTTAATGATTATGCGTATTACGATATAGATAAAAATGCAACAGTCAGCGAACGGGGCATTACAGTCAACGGAACGCAATACCATGATCTTACTGAAACAAAGATGGGCTTCCTGCAAAAGGTCGTGATTAAAGGCAATTATGTGAATGATGTCCGGGCTAATGTCGAGGAATGGGGAGGCATCAGTATTCATGTGACCAAAAATGCCCTTATTGAAAGCAATATCATTGAAAATAGCCTCAACAATGGGATTGCGATGCTTAGCTCCAACAAGTTCACCAAAATCAAAGGAAACATCATAAACCAAATTCATAAATCCGATGAAAAGTTTATTTCAGCGGGCATTGGTATCAGAGGATCGCATAATAACGGCAGCCCTACAAATGATTATGCCTTCACCTCTTTGAACATGAAAAATAACGGTATTGAAAGGGATAACATATTTACCGAAGTTGGGCCTGAAATCCATGTACAAGACAAAACGGTTTATAACCGCCTGGATGACTGGATTGCCATTACGGCCTTCCTTGAACTGGAACAAACCTAA
- a CDS encoding FAD-binding oxidoreductase → MAQHFILPSFSKLETDITTDVLIVGGGITGITSAYLLAKQGVKATFIEADETLNGTTGHTTVKITVQHGLIYDQFITDHSEE, encoded by the coding sequence TTGGCGCAGCACTTTATCCTTCCTTCGTTTTCTAAGCTAGAAACAGATATAACAACTGATGTCTTAATTGTTGGTGGCGGAATTACGGGTATCACTTCAGCTTATCTATTAGCCAAGCAAGGTGTGAAAGCCACATTCATTGAGGCAGATGAGACCCTTAATGGAACAACAGGCCACACAACCGTAAAAATCACGGTCCAGCACGGCTTGATTTACGACCAATTTATTACTGATCACAGTGAGGAATAG
- a CDS encoding YwbE family protein — protein sequence MNGKNRKDITPGASVDIVLKADQRTGKLTSGTVKDILTNSSTHPHGIKVRLTDGQVGRVQVIHK from the coding sequence ATGAACGGTAAAAACCGGAAAGATATTACCCCAGGTGCCTCTGTGGACATTGTACTTAAAGCAGATCAACGCACCGGAAAACTGACAAGCGGCACTGTAAAGGATATTTTAACCAACTCCAGCACTCACCCTCATGGAATTAAAGTAAGACTGACTGATGGCCAGGTGGGCAGGGTTCAAGTCATTCATAAGTAA
- a CDS encoding amino acid ABC transporter ATP-binding protein, translating to MEQKEMIRIRNLNKSYGNLHVLKDIDMKVLDSDVVCLIGPSGSGKSTLLRCLNYLEKKDSGQILIEGTEINPGTHDINKIREKVGMVFQHFYLFPHMTVLENVIEAPTHVKKIPKAQAIEEAKALLAKVGLSDKADVYPSKLSGGQKQRVAIARALAMKPDILLFDEPTSALDPELVGEVLATMKELALEGMTMVVVTHEMSFAREVGDWIVFMHNGRVVESGPPKEFFTNPKEERTKEFLQTTVF from the coding sequence ATGGAACAAAAAGAAATGATTCGGATAAGGAATTTAAATAAATCGTATGGAAATCTGCATGTACTTAAAGATATTGATATGAAGGTGCTCGATAGCGATGTTGTCTGTTTGATCGGACCGAGTGGTTCGGGAAAAAGCACCCTGCTCCGCTGTTTGAATTATTTAGAGAAGAAAGACAGCGGCCAAATCCTCATTGAAGGAACGGAAATCAATCCAGGTACCCATGATATTAATAAAATTCGAGAGAAAGTCGGAATGGTATTTCAGCATTTCTACCTCTTTCCTCATATGACAGTGCTGGAAAATGTCATCGAAGCACCGACACACGTCAAAAAGATCCCTAAGGCCCAAGCGATTGAAGAAGCAAAGGCATTGCTTGCCAAAGTCGGTTTATCAGATAAAGCGGATGTCTATCCAAGCAAGCTCTCAGGTGGGCAGAAGCAGCGTGTTGCCATAGCCCGCGCCCTTGCCATGAAGCCTGATATCCTGCTCTTTGATGAGCCCACCTCGGCTCTGGATCCCGAACTTGTCGGAGAAGTTCTTGCCACGATGAAGGAACTTGCCTTGGAAGGGATGACAATGGTAGTCGTTACACATGAAATGAGCTTTGCACGTGAGGTCGGGGATTGGATTGTCTTCATGCATAACGGGAGGGTTGTCGAAAGCGGACCGCCAAAAGAATTCTTCACCAATCCAAAAGAAGAACGTACAAAAGAATTTTTACAAACGACAGTCTTTTGA
- a CDS encoding ParM/StbA family protein, which produces MSSRIAAIDVGNDAIKAIFGKLESELYIPNVIAKDIEDRPVIGIEELDEKNPLEGLHIRVHSPALQDNNAIYRVGNLATKSDNPTELDLGSSKSEEDQTLVMLFAAIALDAAKQGNNDKFKKVNNVVEANYTLGTGLPLREVKEGKDVGYRSKLLGSVHQVEFLITPKYQGIKVNIKFDEVKVYPEGFAAYINLVMDNDLNIINRELIDRRILIQDIGGLSTDIAVIKNRKVDDDKAQGFNLGVAEALESIREEIRKKHGVELDSRRDVVEIITKKNDRNHIMVRGSRTSVHDIVDRILGELAKKQYRHLRNVWQKNSQTEICYFVGGGSIVLKDYLKTLNQNFDGYNIDFFEDERESVWMMANAYYKLISDFNRRNSKEQQQSHQKKKEQRSGAVK; this is translated from the coding sequence ATGAGTTCTAGAATCGCAGCAATAGATGTAGGAAATGATGCAATTAAAGCTATTTTTGGAAAGCTAGAGTCTGAACTATATATACCAAATGTCATTGCAAAAGACATTGAAGATCGTCCGGTCATAGGAATCGAAGAACTCGATGAAAAAAACCCATTGGAAGGGTTACATATTAGAGTCCATTCACCAGCCTTGCAAGACAATAATGCCATTTATCGTGTCGGAAATTTAGCGACAAAAAGTGATAACCCAACAGAACTAGATTTGGGGAGCAGTAAATCAGAGGAAGACCAAACATTAGTAATGCTTTTTGCGGCTATTGCATTGGATGCTGCCAAGCAAGGGAATAATGATAAGTTCAAAAAAGTAAATAACGTTGTCGAAGCGAATTATACGCTGGGCACAGGTCTACCTCTTCGGGAAGTTAAGGAAGGGAAAGATGTTGGGTACCGTTCGAAGCTACTGGGATCCGTTCACCAAGTAGAATTTTTAATTACACCTAAATACCAAGGTATTAAGGTTAATATCAAATTTGATGAAGTGAAAGTCTATCCAGAGGGCTTCGCCGCATACATTAATTTAGTCATGGACAATGATCTGAATATCATTAACCGTGAATTGATAGATAGAAGAATTCTCATTCAAGATATTGGCGGACTATCGACAGATATCGCGGTCATTAAAAACCGTAAAGTTGACGATGATAAGGCGCAAGGATTCAATCTAGGAGTAGCTGAGGCTCTTGAATCTATTCGTGAAGAAATCAGAAAAAAACACGGTGTCGAGCTGGATAGCAGACGAGATGTCGTTGAAATCATCACGAAGAAAAACGATCGTAACCATATTATGGTTCGCGGAAGCCGGACAAGCGTCCATGATATCGTCGACCGGATTTTAGGAGAACTTGCGAAAAAGCAATATCGCCATCTGCGCAACGTATGGCAGAAAAACTCGCAAACGGAAATCTGCTATTTTGTTGGCGGAGGTTCGATTGTCTTGAAAGATTACCTGAAAACGCTCAATCAGAATTTTGATGGCTACAATATAGACTTTTTTGAAGATGAACGGGAAAGCGTTTGGATGATGGCCAACGCCTATTATAAATTGATTTCGGATTTTAATCGCCGGAATTCAAAGGAACAGCAGCAATCCCACCAAAAGAAGAAAGAACAAAGATCAGGTGCTGTTAAATAG
- a CDS encoding glutamine--tRNA ligase/YqeY domain fusion protein, which translates to MENNSSNFIKNIIKDDLESGKHDHVITRFPPEPNGYLHIGHAKSIILNFGVADDFNGKTNLRFDDTNPLKEDIEFVNSIKEDVKWLGYDWDNLFFASDYFDEMYKRAVLLINKGLAYVDDLNADQIREYRGTLTEPGKDSPYRNRTVEENLELFEKMRSGEFENGAKVLRAKIDMSSPNINLRDPVIYRISHTEHHNTGNKWCIYPMYAFAHPIEDAIEGVTHSICTLEFEDQRPLYDWIVENCEMESKPKQYEFGRLNLTNTVMSKRKLKQLVDEGFVDGWDDPRMPTVSGLRRRGYTPEAIRAFCQEIGVAKTSGVVDSQMLDHFVREDLKLKAPRTMAILNPLKVVITNYPEGEIEWLDAEVNPEVPEMGTRQIPFSREIYIEQDDFMENPPKKYFRLFPGNEVRLKHAYFIKCEEVIKDDAGNVIELRCTYDIETKSGSGFTGRKVKGTLHWVEASQAVSAEFRNYQPLILDKENDEEEEKSFLDRVNPDSIEILQGFVEPNMKDVKPQDKFQFFRHGYYNVDSKLTAADHLVFNQIVGLKSSFKL; encoded by the coding sequence TTGGAAAATAACTCTTCGAATTTTATTAAAAATATTATAAAAGATGACCTAGAGTCCGGAAAACATGATCATGTCATCACCCGCTTCCCTCCTGAGCCGAACGGATATTTACATATCGGACATGCCAAATCAATCATTTTGAATTTTGGGGTGGCTGATGATTTCAATGGGAAAACTAACCTTCGTTTCGATGATACGAATCCATTGAAAGAGGATATTGAGTTTGTCAACTCCATAAAGGAAGATGTAAAGTGGCTCGGTTACGACTGGGATAACCTTTTCTTCGCTTCCGACTATTTTGATGAAATGTATAAAAGAGCTGTGCTGCTCATCAATAAAGGACTGGCATATGTGGACGACCTTAATGCCGACCAAATCCGTGAATATCGCGGAACGCTGACTGAGCCAGGGAAGGATAGCCCCTACCGAAATAGAACCGTCGAGGAAAATCTTGAACTATTTGAAAAGATGCGCAGCGGCGAATTCGAAAACGGCGCAAAAGTCTTGCGTGCAAAAATCGATATGAGCTCACCTAACATTAATTTGCGTGATCCCGTCATATACCGTATCTCCCATACTGAACACCATAATACCGGCAACAAATGGTGCATCTACCCAATGTATGCCTTTGCCCACCCAATTGAAGATGCCATCGAGGGAGTCACACACTCCATTTGTACGCTTGAGTTCGAAGATCAACGCCCTCTTTATGACTGGATCGTTGAGAATTGTGAAATGGAAAGCAAACCAAAACAATATGAATTTGGCCGTCTTAACCTGACCAATACAGTAATGAGCAAGCGAAAACTGAAGCAGCTTGTCGATGAGGGCTTCGTGGACGGCTGGGACGACCCGCGGATGCCTACTGTTTCAGGCTTGCGGAGACGCGGGTATACACCCGAAGCGATTCGTGCATTCTGCCAAGAGATAGGTGTCGCAAAAACAAGCGGTGTCGTGGACTCTCAAATGCTTGATCATTTCGTGCGGGAAGACTTAAAGCTCAAGGCTCCACGGACTATGGCAATCCTGAACCCGCTTAAAGTGGTCATCACCAACTATCCGGAAGGCGAGATAGAATGGCTGGATGCCGAGGTCAATCCGGAAGTTCCGGAAATGGGCACACGCCAAATCCCGTTTTCACGTGAAATATATATCGAACAGGACGATTTCATGGAGAACCCGCCGAAAAAGTATTTCCGACTTTTCCCGGGCAATGAAGTTCGTTTGAAACATGCTTATTTCATTAAATGTGAAGAAGTGATAAAAGATGATGCCGGTAACGTCATTGAACTTCGCTGCACATACGACATTGAAACGAAAAGCGGATCTGGCTTCACTGGCCGTAAAGTAAAAGGTACATTGCACTGGGTCGAAGCTTCACAAGCCGTTTCAGCGGAATTCCGCAACTATCAGCCTTTAATCCTGGATAAGGAAAATGATGAAGAGGAAGAAAAATCATTCCTGGACCGGGTAAACCCTGATTCTATAGAAATTTTACAAGGATTTGTCGAGCCTAACATGAAAGATGTTAAGCCTCAGGATAAATTCCAATTCTTCAGGCATGGCTATTATAATGTTGATTCAAAACTCACTGCGGCCGATCACTTGGTCTTCAACCAAATTGTCGGGTTGAAAAGTTCATTCAAGTTATAG
- a CDS encoding SIMPL domain-containing protein, with product MNQEYNAPDRDYYRNDEHILKVSGSETLSAAPDQATITLGVITEDEDPQKAQQANSQAIANVIASLKSAGIPEEQLKTSDYRIDPQYDYIDGKELFKNYKVQHIIQAQTSDIEKIGSIIDTAVKSGANSITSIRFSLSNPEAYYNQALSLALKNAYEKALSMARTLGISLNPVPNQVEELSETATPMLYQTSTFSKMATTPIQPGELNITASVRVEYTY from the coding sequence ATGAATCAAGAATACAATGCCCCCGATAGGGATTATTACCGCAACGATGAACATATATTGAAAGTTTCCGGCTCAGAGACGCTATCTGCTGCTCCGGATCAAGCTACGATCACCCTTGGAGTCATAACAGAGGATGAGGACCCGCAAAAGGCCCAGCAAGCCAATTCCCAAGCAATCGCAAATGTCATCGCATCACTTAAATCCGCAGGCATTCCCGAAGAGCAATTGAAAACGAGTGATTACAGAATCGATCCACAATATGATTATATTGACGGAAAGGAATTGTTCAAGAACTACAAAGTCCAGCACATCATACAAGCCCAAACGTCCGACATCGAGAAAATAGGCAGCATAATCGACACGGCCGTCAAAAGCGGCGCCAATTCAATCACCAGCATCCGCTTCTCTTTATCCAATCCAGAAGCATACTATAACCAGGCACTTTCTCTCGCTTTAAAAAATGCATATGAAAAAGCACTCTCCATGGCTCGAACGCTAGGAATCTCATTGAACCCAGTCCCTAATCAGGTTGAAGAGCTATCCGAAACGGCAACCCCCATGCTTTACCAAACAAGTACCTTTTCAAAAATGGCGACTACTCCGATTCAGCCTGGTGAATTGAACATCACTGCCTCAGTAAGGGTGGAGTACACGTACTAG
- a CDS encoding amino acid ABC transporter permease, which translates to MPSFSHFFDTLFSSSDVFIRAMLLTLELTVVSILVGIVIGLLFALLKISNIKILAWISDTYVFLVRGTPLIVQIFILYFGISNLFLLPDFWAASLALAFHNGAYISEILRGTIQSIDKGQMEAGRSLGMSNSLTLRRIILPQAFRRALPPLGNQFIIGLKDSSLAAFISMNELFNVATTLGSNNFDEMTYLLIVAVYYLILVAFLTIIVNLFEKKLSISDR; encoded by the coding sequence TTGCCTAGTTTTTCACATTTTTTTGATACATTATTTAGCTCCTCGGACGTATTCATCCGAGCCATGCTCCTCACATTGGAACTGACGGTAGTCTCCATATTGGTAGGTATCGTCATCGGTTTGCTATTTGCACTTTTAAAAATATCCAATATAAAAATTCTTGCATGGATTTCAGATACATATGTATTCCTGGTACGTGGAACACCTTTAATCGTACAGATATTCATACTCTATTTCGGTATCAGCAATCTCTTCTTACTGCCGGACTTCTGGGCGGCGTCACTTGCCCTGGCCTTCCATAATGGAGCTTATATCTCAGAGATTTTACGTGGTACGATCCAATCCATCGACAAAGGCCAAATGGAGGCCGGACGCTCCCTTGGCATGAGCAATTCGCTCACCTTAAGGAGAATCATCTTGCCTCAAGCCTTCCGACGCGCATTGCCGCCGCTTGGCAACCAATTCATCATCGGGCTCAAGGATTCATCACTGGCAGCCTTCATATCCATGAATGAGCTGTTTAATGTGGCGACTACGTTAGGCTCGAATAATTTCGATGAAATGACTTATTTATTGATTGTAGCGGTCTACTACTTGATTCTAGTGGCTTTCCTGACCATTATCGTCAATTTATTCGAAAAGAAACTGTCCATTAGTGATCGATAG
- a CDS encoding transporter substrate-binding domain-containing protein, with protein sequence MKSSVTFIVSILAVLGLLSGCAEKDQLEDGSKLINEDQFVFAASGEFKPFSYVNDDMTVTGFDIEVGDAIAKELDLEPVPKRIKFKGIVEGVKTGRADAAVASHTINEQRSKHVAFSTPYYYSGPQIFVRSDSDIKTVEDLKGKEVAASKGSTYATTAEKYTTNVKTYDSDITALKALSGGRHDAVITDFVTGKEATKEGFDIEGRQLIERSEQAIVLPNDNPQLLARINEALENLREDGTLAEISKKYFGEDITTKPE encoded by the coding sequence ATGAAATCATCAGTTACATTCATTGTATCCATTCTGGCTGTTCTTGGTCTTCTGTCCGGCTGTGCTGAAAAGGACCAGCTGGAGGACGGGAGTAAGCTGATCAATGAGGACCAGTTTGTTTTCGCTGCCTCAGGTGAATTCAAGCCATTCAGTTATGTCAATGATGACATGACCGTAACCGGGTTCGATATTGAAGTCGGCGATGCAATTGCAAAGGAACTCGACCTAGAACCAGTGCCTAAACGGATAAAGTTCAAAGGTATCGTGGAAGGTGTTAAAACCGGTCGGGCAGATGCCGCGGTTGCCAGTCATACAATCAATGAACAACGAAGTAAACATGTTGCCTTCTCGACCCCTTATTACTACTCAGGTCCTCAAATTTTCGTCCGTTCGGATAGTGATATTAAAACGGTTGAAGATTTAAAGGGTAAGGAAGTTGCGGCTTCTAAAGGCTCTACGTACGCAACCACAGCAGAAAAATATACAACCAATGTAAAAACCTATGACAGTGATATCACTGCCCTGAAAGCATTGAGCGGAGGACGTCATGATGCCGTCATCACCGACTTCGTAACCGGCAAGGAAGCGACCAAGGAAGGTTTCGACATCGAAGGAAGGCAATTGATTGAACGAAGCGAGCAGGCCATCGTACTGCCTAACGACAACCCTCAGCTGCTTGCACGCATCAACGAAGCACTTGAAAACCTCCGGGAAGATGGAACTCTTGCGGAAATCAGCAAAAAATACTTTGGTGAGGACATCACAACTAAGCCTGAATAA
- a CDS encoding FAD-dependent oxidoreductase, whose protein sequence is MTEKNTDLPRFPEPYWRSELTFPSFSKLDTDITTDVLIVGGGITGITSAYLLAKQGVKVTLIEAGEILTGTTGHTTAKITAQHGLIYDQLITDHGEENAKLYYEANTDGMKLIKDLVEEHSIECNLTAQDAYVYANTEEYKSKIQNELKAYQKLGIRGDYAENIPFSIPCKAAVIMKDQAQFHPLKYLTALISTILESGGTIYERTTAMKIEDGDPPTVLTDTGHTIKSNQVIVASHFPFNDEMGLYFARVHVKRSYVLGIRTEQEYPGGMYYSADSPTRSLRYTELDNGEKLILVGGDGHKTGQGISTIEHYEALKEFSSQYFDVKDIPYRWSAQDIVTPDNIPFVGPVTPNHQNVLIATGYAKWGMTNGSIAARILTDRILQRDNRYAELYDPARLKGVKNILQDNADVAKHLIKGKLAFNHKTPEDIGIDEGAIVKVNGDKAGCYRDHDGQLHIVDSTCTHMGCEVAWNSGDRTWDCPCHGSRYSIAGEVLNGPAVEPLKKIR, encoded by the coding sequence ATGACTGAAAAAAATACAGATCTTCCCCGATTTCCGGAACCCTATTGGCGCAGTGAGTTAACTTTCCCTTCTTTTTCTAAACTAGATACAGACATAACCACTGATGTCTTAATAGTGGGCGGCGGAATTACCGGAATCACATCTGCGTATCTACTAGCTAAACAAGGTGTTAAAGTCACTCTGATTGAAGCAGGCGAAATCCTTACTGGAACGACAGGACACACTACAGCAAAAATCACGGCCCAGCATGGCCTGATTTACGACCAGCTGATCACTGACCATGGTGAAGAGAATGCCAAACTTTATTATGAAGCCAATACAGATGGAATGAAGCTTATCAAAGACTTGGTAGAAGAACATTCCATAGAATGTAATTTGACTGCACAGGATGCCTATGTGTACGCAAATACTGAGGAATATAAAAGCAAAATTCAAAATGAATTGAAAGCCTATCAAAAACTCGGCATTCGGGGGGATTATGCGGAGAATATCCCTTTCTCCATTCCTTGTAAAGCTGCTGTGATAATGAAAGACCAAGCACAGTTTCACCCGTTAAAATACTTAACTGCCCTCATTTCGACAATTCTCGAAAGCGGAGGCACCATTTATGAACGGACCACGGCAATGAAGATTGAAGACGGCGATCCACCGACCGTTCTGACGGATACGGGACATACAATCAAAAGCAATCAGGTCATTGTTGCTTCCCACTTCCCCTTTAATGATGAAATGGGCTTATACTTTGCCCGTGTTCATGTAAAAAGATCCTATGTACTTGGAATCAGGACTGAACAGGAATATCCCGGTGGGATGTATTACAGTGCCGACAGCCCTACCCGCTCCCTTCGCTATACGGAGTTGGACAATGGGGAAAAACTTATACTTGTTGGCGGAGATGGCCATAAAACAGGACAGGGAATCTCGACGATCGAGCATTATGAAGCACTGAAGGAATTCAGTTCCCAGTATTTCGATGTGAAAGACATTCCCTACCGCTGGTCGGCACAGGATATTGTGACACCGGATAATATCCCCTTCGTCGGGCCGGTGACACCCAATCATCAAAACGTCCTGATAGCTACCGGCTATGCGAAATGGGGAATGACGAACGGATCGATTGCCGCCAGGATTTTAACTGACCGGATTTTGCAAAGAGATAACCGGTATGCGGAATTGTATGATCCTGCCCGTTTAAAAGGTGTGAAGAATATTCTCCAAGATAATGCTGATGTGGCGAAGCATCTCATCAAAGGCAAATTGGCCTTCAATCATAAAACGCCGGAAGACATAGGAATTGATGAAGGAGCAATCGTGAAGGTGAATGGTGACAAAGCTGGGTGTTATCGTGATCATGATGGCCAGCTCCATATTGTTGATTCCACCTGTACACATATGGGGTGTGAAGTTGCCTGGAATAGCGGCGACCGTACTTGGGATTGCCCATGTCATGGCTCCCGCTACTCTATCGCTGGTGAAGTGTTAAATGGCCCTGCTGTCGAACCATTGAAGAAAATTCGCTAA
- a CDS encoding DUF2599 domain-containing protein: MWAELKADASFKSHVSSSKEGRIKDQFICHAVNPLTIYKSPWNLEPWRPDLSLALTYYNRCNP, translated from the coding sequence ATGTGGGCTGAATTAAAAGCTGATGCTTCATTTAAATCCCATGTATCAAGTTCAAAAGAAGGAAGAATTAAAGATCAATTCATTTGTCATGCTGTAAATCCATTAACAATTTACAAGTCACCTTGGAACTTAGAACCTTGGCGTCCAGATTTATCGCTAGCATTAACTTATTACAATAGATGCAATCCGTAA